The Kiritimatiellales bacterium genomic sequence AGATCGCTTTCCTGCTGACTGAGGAAAGCGAAGCGCTCTTCAAGCTCAGCATGTTCTTCAATTGCAACCAGATTCACCGGCCCCATGGAATCAAGTTTGGCACGCAGTTCGGCAACTCGCGTTTCAAGGTCGTCCATCGCCGGGACTTCATCCTCTTCCCATTTCGGCGCCGGTTCACGCGCGATTTCTTCCGGCATGATGTGCCACGTGCCGGTAATGCGGTCGAGTGAGTTTTGATGTCGCATCCGGTGTTCGGCGAGTTCAACTTCAAATTTATTTTTACCAGACTGCAGTTCGTCGAGTTCGTTTTGCAAAAGTCGCAGACTGCGTTCACACTCTGACAGCGCGGCGGTTTTTTCTTCGCGCTTGTGCCGCGCAGCGGCAAGTTTCCGGTCGGCTTCCGCAGCGGCCGCCGCGAGCGGATCAAGTTTTGCAGCAGCTTCGGCGCTGTCGGCCTGAAGCTGCGCAACGCGCTGCTGATAGGAGCTGACACCGCGTATGCGTTCGTCGATGGTTTCCTGCAATTCGGTCAAGCGCGCTTCAAGCGGCTGCCGGCGGTGCTGTAACAGGTCTAACCGCTGCTCGCGCTGTGAATACTGTACACGGCATTCAGATGTCTCGGTCAGCACCGTCGCGCGGTGTTCTTCAAGCGCGTTCAGCGCCTCGGTTTGCGTTGCGCTCTGCTGCCTGACCTGCACAAGCTTTTCGCGCGCTTCAGCAATTTCTTTAACAACGGAATTCCGCCGGTCTTCACCGGAACTTTTGGTTTCCATCAGCGCGCTAAATTCATAGGTGACGGTTTCTACACGGTCGCGCGCCTGCTGCAGTTCACGTGCGATAACCCGGCTTTCGCCTTCCTGCACGGCAAGCGTACGCCGGCATTCATCAAGTTCGCGCTGTGCATTTTCGAGCACTTCGCCGGTACCGGCCTGTTCGGCGCGCAAGGCTTCAAGCAGTTCGTGTTTTTCATCCAGCGCTTTTTCAAGTTCCAGTATTTCGCCGGTCAGCTGTTCCCGCAGATGATGCCGGCCGAGCGGATTGGCTTCACCGTCTTCCGGCTTCCACAGTTCGGCAGTGCCGTCGGCAGACAGCAATTCACCGTGTTTTGTAACGAATGTTGCCCCCGCCGGAATTGTCAGCGGAACCGCATTCAAATTTTCGACGACAAAAACATTGGCGAGCAGGCGCGCCGCAAGCGGGCGGATTCCGGCGGCGCACGAAACAAAATTAAAAAGTGAACCGGCAGCGGGCTCCGGCGCGCCGCCGTCGGCTGCAAGCAGACGCACTGCACCGGCGTCATTTTCAGCGAGCACTGTTAAAATAGTACGCGCGCCGGCGCGGCTCTTCACCACCAGTGCATCCATCCACGGACGCAAAACAGTTTCGAGCGCCGTTGCATATTCCGGCACAGCGGTAAGCTGTTCGGCAAGCGGACCGGCAACGTTTTCATCATCGCGCTCAATTAAAACTTTTGCACCCGGAGGAAAACCTTCTTCACGCGCTTCGAATACCATTTCGAGCCGCGCATTTTTATCGGCCAGCTGACGCTGGAGTTCAGAAATTTCTTTTTCGCCGGCCTGCATTTTTTCGGCGACGGTGGCGCGGCGGTCGCACAGTTCGGCGAGAACTGCCTGCCGGCTTGCCACGGCAGCGCGATGCATGGTTTCTTTTTCGGCCATTCGGGCGCTGCGGTCTTCGTAGGAAGCGAGGGCGCGTTCGAGTCCGCTTTTTTCGGCGGCGAGCTGTTCTTTACGAATCATGCCGGCGCGTTCTTTGGCTTCGAGGTCTGAATATTCGTTTTGCAAACGGCCGATGCGCGCATCGAGCTCCATGCTTTCGCCGCGCAGGCGGTTAAGTGTTTCGCGGCCGGTTTGCACCTGCGCTTCGGTTTCACGCTGACGCGCCGTTGCCGTTTGAAGTTCTGCACGTGCGGTTTCAAGCTCCTGCTTAGCGGCTTCGATCAGCTGAACAACTTCTGCGAGCGACAACCGGTGCTGTTCGAGCCGGTTTTGGGCTTCTTCTGATTCTTTGGTGTTCTGCTGTGCAAGTGATTCCAGTTCGGCGATGCGCTCGGAATTCGTTTTTACGGTTTGCTGTGCACGTTCCAGTTCGGTGCGAATACGCATCGAACTGTCCATGGCGCCGGCAATGGAATGATCAATTTCCTGCAGTTCAGTGCGCAGAGCGTCCGTTTCATTGTTCGCAGTTTCGATGCGACGATGCGCTTCGTCAATTTTAATACGGAATGTTTCGAGTTGTTCACGGACGAGATTGATCTGCTCGCCAAGTCCCTTCAGCTTTTGATGCGTGACATAGATATCAAGAGAACGGAGCTGCGTTTGCAGCTCTTTGAAGCGCTGGGCCTTGCCGGCCTGGCGCTGGAGTGAAATGATCTGACGCTTTACTTCGCGAATGACATCAGCGAGACGCAGCAGATTGGCTTCGGTCTGTTCGAGTTTGCGCAGCGCTTCTTTTTTGTCGCTCTTATATTTAGTGATGCCGGACGCTTCTTCAAAAACGGCGCGGCGGTCGTCGGGGCGTGACGAAAGAATCTGATCGATTTTCCCCTGCTCGAGAATCGAATAGGAATCGGTGCCAACGCCGGTGTCCATGAAGAGACGCTGAATATCTTTACGGCGGCAGGCTTTCTTATTAATGAAATAATCGCTTTCACCGGAACGGAAAACGCGACGGGTAATGCAGACCTCGTCAAAACCGGGATCGAGCACTTTGGAACAGTCGGCGAGTGTAAGCGAAACTTCCGCCATGCCGAGCGGTTTATGGGAATCGGTACCGTTAAAAATGCAGTCTTCCATAGACGATCCGCGAATGGCAGACGGGCGGGATTCGCCGAGCACCCAGCGGATGGCATCGGA encodes the following:
- the smc gene encoding chromosome segregation protein SMC is translated as MILRPAGLRRTLPAWYQSRMYLKSVDIIGFKSFAEKTHLEFEPGMTAIVGPNGCGKSNVSDAIRWVLGESRPSAIRGSSMEDCIFNGTDSHKPLGMAEVSLTLADCSKVLDPGFDEVCITRRVFRSGESDYFINKKACRRKDIQRLFMDTGVGTDSYSILEQGKIDQILSSRPDDRRAVFEEASGITKYKSDKKEALRKLEQTEANLLRLADVIREVKRQIISLQRQAGKAQRFKELQTQLRSLDIYVTHQKLKGLGEQINLVREQLETFRIKIDEAHRRIETANNETDALRTELQEIDHSIAGAMDSSMRIRTELERAQQTVKTNSERIAELESLAQQNTKESEEAQNRLEQHRLSLAEVVQLIEAAKQELETARAELQTATARQRETEAQVQTGRETLNRLRGESMELDARIGRLQNEYSDLEAKERAGMIRKEQLAAEKSGLERALASYEDRSARMAEKETMHRAAVASRQAVLAELCDRRATVAEKMQAGEKEISELQRQLADKNARLEMVFEAREEGFPPGAKVLIERDDENVAGPLAEQLTAVPEYATALETVLRPWMDALVVKSRAGARTILTVLAENDAGAVRLLAADGGAPEPAAGSLFNFVSCAAGIRPLAARLLANVFVVENLNAVPLTIPAGATFVTKHGELLSADGTAELWKPEDGEANPLGRHHLREQLTGEILELEKALDEKHELLEALRAEQAGTGEVLENAQRELDECRRTLAVQEGESRVIARELQQARDRVETVTYEFSALMETKSSGEDRRNSVVKEIAEAREKLVQVRQQSATQTEALNALEEHRATVLTETSECRVQYSQREQRLDLLQHRRQPLEARLTELQETIDERIRGVSSYQQRVAQLQADSAEAAAKLDPLAAAAAEADRKLAAARHKREEKTAALSECERSLRLLQNELDELQSGKNKFEVELAEHRMRHQNSLDRITGTWHIMPEEIAREPAPKWEEDEVPAMDDLETRVAELRAKLDSMGPVNLVAIEEHAELEERFAFLSQQESDLISAKEQLLDMIKKINATTTELFSATFHKVNDEFGIIFEQLFGGGSAKLVLVDETDVLESGIEIIARPPGKKLQTISLLSGGERTMTAVALLFALFKVKPSPFCVLDEMDAALDEANINRFINMLKGFLSQSQFILITHSRQTIAAADVIYGVTMPNRGISRVMSMKFSDYQDSDAAKE